From a single Pseudopipra pipra isolate bDixPip1 chromosome 15, bDixPip1.hap1, whole genome shotgun sequence genomic region:
- the SLC6A7 gene encoding sodium-dependent proline transporter isoform X1: MSEAAAVPPCCPGRGLRSQNPPYPARSAFDRQTSLLPPCSARSHPPLEANLSSRLAPAVPQLPPGSRGTPSVPAVASPLPLGPPQLRRERDEKCRSGERIATGSGMKKVRQQHLRKPVTPDLLVSPSSQDGDLGSECPEDRGNWTGRLDFLLSCIGYCVGLGNVWRFPYRAYTNGGGAFLVPYFIMLAICGIPIFFMELSLGQFSSLGPLAVWKISPLFKGIGMGTILIVSLVAIYYNMIIAYVLFYLFASLTSDLPWQHCGNWWNTDLCLDHHVIQGGNTTFPVNITNTVSPSEEYWSRYVLHIQGSSGIGDPGRIRWNLCLCLLLSWTIVYLCILKGVKSSGKVVYFTATFPYLILVMLLIRGVTLEGAWKGIRFYLTPQFDHLLSSKVWIEAALQIFYSLGVGFGGLLTFASYNTFHQNIYRDTFIVTLGNAITSILAGFAIFSVLGYMSQELGVPVNQVAKAGPGLAFVVYPQAMTMLPLSPFWSFLFFFMLLTLGLDSQVRREPTEPAVEHRQPEGSGDPLLLCKQFAFMETIVTAVTDEFPYYLRPKKASFSAVICIALFLMGLILTTEGGMYWLVLLDDYSAGFGLMVVVITTCLVVTRVYGIKRFCRDIHMMLGFKPGPYFRACWMVLSPATMMALLVYNIVKYQPSEYGSYRFPTWAEVLGILMGVLSCLMIPLGMVVAVLREEGTLWERVQQASRPAMDWGPSLEENRTGMYVASLAGSQSPKPLMVHMRKYGGITSYENTAIEVDREMEEEDEEESMM, encoded by the exons ATGAGTGAGGCAGCAGCCGTTCCCCCTTGCTGCCCAGGTCGGGGGCTGAGGTCCCAGAACCCCCCTTACCCCGCCAGGAGTGCGTTTGACAGACAgacctccctcctccctccctgctccgcACGCAGCCATCCTCCACTCGAGGCAAACCTTTCCTCCAGACTCGCTCCTGCTgttccccagctcccccccggTAGCAGAGGAACACCCTCCGTGCCGGCCGTcgcttcccctctccccctcgGCCCTCCCCAGCTCCGGAGAGAGCGAGACGAAAAGTGTCGGAGCGGGGAGCGCATAGCAACAGGGTCTGGCATGAAGAAGGTTCGGCAGCAGCATCTCCGGAAG CCCGTGACACCAGATCTCCTGGTAAGCCCCAGCAGCCAGGATGGGGACCTGGGCTCCGAGTGCCCAGAAGACAGAGGGAACTGGACGGGGCGGCTGgatttcctcctctcctgcatCGGATACTGCGTTGGCCTTGGAAACGTCTGGAGGTTCCCTTACAGGGCTTACACCAACGGAGGAG GAGCTTTCTTGGTTCCTTACTTCATCATGCTGGCCATCTGTGGGATCCCCATCTTCTTCATGGAACTGTCACTTGGCCAGTTCTCCAGCCTGGGGCCACTTGCAGTCTGGAAGATAAGCCCTCTCTTTAAAG gcATTGGCATGGGCACGATCCTCATCGTCTCCTTGGTGGCCATTTACTACAATATGATCATTGCTTATGTTCTCTTCTACCTCTTTGCATCCCTCACAAGCGACTTGCCCTGGCAGCACTGCGGCAACTGGTGGAACACCGACCTGTGCCTGGACCACCACGTCATCCAGGGGGGGAACACCACCTTCCCCGTCAACATCACCAACACTGTCAGCCCCAGTGAGGAGTACTGGAG tCGGTATGTCCTGCACATCCAAGGGAGCTCAGGGATTGGGGATCCCGGGAGGATCCGCTGGAACTTGTGTCTGTGCCTGCTCCTTTCTTGGACTATCGTCTATCTGTGCATCCTTAAGGGAGTCAAATCCTCTGGCAAG GTCGTGTACTTTACTGCCACCTTCCCGTACCTCATCCTGGTGATGCTGCTTATTCGTGGTGTGACCCTGGAGGGGGCCTGGAAGGGGATACGGTTTTACCTCACCCCCCAGTTTGATCACTTGCTCTCTTCCAAG GTGTGGATCGAGGCAGCCCTGCAGATTTTCTACTCCCTTGGGGTGGGCTTTGGGGGCCTCCTCACCTTCGCCTCATACAACACCTTCCATCAGAACATCTACAG GGACACCTTCATAGTGACCCTGGGTAATGCCATCACCAGCATCCTGGCAGGGTTTGCCATCTTCTCTGTTTTGGGATACATGTCCCAGGAGCTTGGGGTCCCTGTTAACCAGGTGGCAAAAGCAG GTCCTGGTCTGGCTTTTGTGGTGTACCCACAGGCCATGACAATGCTCCCCCTTTCTCCATTCTGGTCATTCCTGTTCTTCTTCATGCTGTTAACCTTGGGCCTGGACAGCCAGGTAAGGAGAGAGCCCACTGAGCCAGCTGTGGAGCACAGGCAGCCTGAGGGCTCAGGGGACCCTCTCCTCCTGTGCAAGCAGTTTGCATTCATGGAGACCATCGTTACGGCAGTGACAGATGAATTTCCCTACTACCTGCGGCCAAAGAAAGCCTCGTTCTCGGCTGTCATCTGCATTGCCCTCTTCCTGATGGGGCTCATCCTCACAACAGAG GGTGGGATGTACTGGCTGGTCCTACTGGATGATTACAGCGCTGGCTTTGGCCTCATGGTGGTGGTGATCACTACCTGCCTCGTGGTGACACGTGTCTATG gcATAAAGAGGTTCTGCCGAGATATCCACATGATGCTGGGCTTCAAACCAGGGCCCTACTTCAGAGCCTGCTGGATGGTCCTATCCCCAGCAACAATGATG GCTCTGCTGGTATATAACATAGTCAAGTACCAGCCCTCCGAGTACGGCAGCTACCGCTTCCCCACCTGGGCCGAGGTCCTGGGCATCCTCATGGGAGTCCTCTCCTGCCTGATGATTCCCCTGGGCATGGTGGTGGCTGTGCTCCGAGAGGAAGGGACCCTGTGGGAG CGAGTCCAGCAGGCCAGCCGGCCCGCCATGGACTGGGGCCCGTCGCTGGAGGAGAACCGGACGGGCATGTACGTGGCCAGCCTGGCGGGCAGCCAGTCCCCCAAACCACTGATGGTCCACATGAGGAAATACGGGGGCATCACCAGCTACGAGAACACGGCCATCGAAGTGGACCgggagatggaggaggaggacgaggaggagtCCATGATGTGA
- the SLC6A7 gene encoding sodium-dependent proline transporter isoform X2 → MSEAAAVPPCCPGRGLRSQNPPYPARSAFDRQTSLLPPCSARSHPPLEANLSSRLAPAVPQLPPGSRGTPSVPAVASPLPLGPPQLRRERDEKCRSGERIATGSGMKKVRQQHLRKPVTPDLLVSPSSQDGDLGSECPEDRGNWTGRLDFLLSCIGYCVGLGNVWRFPYRAYTNGGGAFLVPYFIMLAICGIPIFFMELSLGQFSSLGPLAVWKISPLFKGIGMGTILIVSLVAIYYNMIIAYVLFYLFASLTSDLPWQHCGNWWNTDLCLDHHVIQGGNTTFPVNITNTVSPSEEYWSRYVLHIQGSSGIGDPGRIRWNLCLCLLLSWTIVYLCILKGVKSSGKVVYFTATFPYLILVMLLIRGVTLEGAWKGIRFYLTPQFDHLLSSKVWIEAALQIFYSLGVGFGGLLTFASYNTFHQNIYRDTFIVTLGNAITSILAGFAIFSVLGYMSQELGVPVNQVAKAGPGLAFVVYPQAMTMLPLSPFWSFLFFFMLLTLGLDSQFAFMETIVTAVTDEFPYYLRPKKASFSAVICIALFLMGLILTTEGGMYWLVLLDDYSAGFGLMVVVITTCLVVTRVYGIKRFCRDIHMMLGFKPGPYFRACWMVLSPATMMALLVYNIVKYQPSEYGSYRFPTWAEVLGILMGVLSCLMIPLGMVVAVLREEGTLWERVQQASRPAMDWGPSLEENRTGMYVASLAGSQSPKPLMVHMRKYGGITSYENTAIEVDREMEEEDEEESMM, encoded by the exons ATGAGTGAGGCAGCAGCCGTTCCCCCTTGCTGCCCAGGTCGGGGGCTGAGGTCCCAGAACCCCCCTTACCCCGCCAGGAGTGCGTTTGACAGACAgacctccctcctccctccctgctccgcACGCAGCCATCCTCCACTCGAGGCAAACCTTTCCTCCAGACTCGCTCCTGCTgttccccagctcccccccggTAGCAGAGGAACACCCTCCGTGCCGGCCGTcgcttcccctctccccctcgGCCCTCCCCAGCTCCGGAGAGAGCGAGACGAAAAGTGTCGGAGCGGGGAGCGCATAGCAACAGGGTCTGGCATGAAGAAGGTTCGGCAGCAGCATCTCCGGAAG CCCGTGACACCAGATCTCCTGGTAAGCCCCAGCAGCCAGGATGGGGACCTGGGCTCCGAGTGCCCAGAAGACAGAGGGAACTGGACGGGGCGGCTGgatttcctcctctcctgcatCGGATACTGCGTTGGCCTTGGAAACGTCTGGAGGTTCCCTTACAGGGCTTACACCAACGGAGGAG GAGCTTTCTTGGTTCCTTACTTCATCATGCTGGCCATCTGTGGGATCCCCATCTTCTTCATGGAACTGTCACTTGGCCAGTTCTCCAGCCTGGGGCCACTTGCAGTCTGGAAGATAAGCCCTCTCTTTAAAG gcATTGGCATGGGCACGATCCTCATCGTCTCCTTGGTGGCCATTTACTACAATATGATCATTGCTTATGTTCTCTTCTACCTCTTTGCATCCCTCACAAGCGACTTGCCCTGGCAGCACTGCGGCAACTGGTGGAACACCGACCTGTGCCTGGACCACCACGTCATCCAGGGGGGGAACACCACCTTCCCCGTCAACATCACCAACACTGTCAGCCCCAGTGAGGAGTACTGGAG tCGGTATGTCCTGCACATCCAAGGGAGCTCAGGGATTGGGGATCCCGGGAGGATCCGCTGGAACTTGTGTCTGTGCCTGCTCCTTTCTTGGACTATCGTCTATCTGTGCATCCTTAAGGGAGTCAAATCCTCTGGCAAG GTCGTGTACTTTACTGCCACCTTCCCGTACCTCATCCTGGTGATGCTGCTTATTCGTGGTGTGACCCTGGAGGGGGCCTGGAAGGGGATACGGTTTTACCTCACCCCCCAGTTTGATCACTTGCTCTCTTCCAAG GTGTGGATCGAGGCAGCCCTGCAGATTTTCTACTCCCTTGGGGTGGGCTTTGGGGGCCTCCTCACCTTCGCCTCATACAACACCTTCCATCAGAACATCTACAG GGACACCTTCATAGTGACCCTGGGTAATGCCATCACCAGCATCCTGGCAGGGTTTGCCATCTTCTCTGTTTTGGGATACATGTCCCAGGAGCTTGGGGTCCCTGTTAACCAGGTGGCAAAAGCAG GTCCTGGTCTGGCTTTTGTGGTGTACCCACAGGCCATGACAATGCTCCCCCTTTCTCCATTCTGGTCATTCCTGTTCTTCTTCATGCTGTTAACCTTGGGCCTGGACAGCCAG TTTGCATTCATGGAGACCATCGTTACGGCAGTGACAGATGAATTTCCCTACTACCTGCGGCCAAAGAAAGCCTCGTTCTCGGCTGTCATCTGCATTGCCCTCTTCCTGATGGGGCTCATCCTCACAACAGAG GGTGGGATGTACTGGCTGGTCCTACTGGATGATTACAGCGCTGGCTTTGGCCTCATGGTGGTGGTGATCACTACCTGCCTCGTGGTGACACGTGTCTATG gcATAAAGAGGTTCTGCCGAGATATCCACATGATGCTGGGCTTCAAACCAGGGCCCTACTTCAGAGCCTGCTGGATGGTCCTATCCCCAGCAACAATGATG GCTCTGCTGGTATATAACATAGTCAAGTACCAGCCCTCCGAGTACGGCAGCTACCGCTTCCCCACCTGGGCCGAGGTCCTGGGCATCCTCATGGGAGTCCTCTCCTGCCTGATGATTCCCCTGGGCATGGTGGTGGCTGTGCTCCGAGAGGAAGGGACCCTGTGGGAG CGAGTCCAGCAGGCCAGCCGGCCCGCCATGGACTGGGGCCCGTCGCTGGAGGAGAACCGGACGGGCATGTACGTGGCCAGCCTGGCGGGCAGCCAGTCCCCCAAACCACTGATGGTCCACATGAGGAAATACGGGGGCATCACCAGCTACGAGAACACGGCCATCGAAGTGGACCgggagatggaggaggaggacgaggaggagtCCATGATGTGA